Proteins from one Megalops cyprinoides isolate fMegCyp1 chromosome 11, fMegCyp1.pri, whole genome shotgun sequence genomic window:
- the LOC118786041 gene encoding CASP8 and FADD-like apoptosis regulator has translation MADGQLCQTINRIAEELSLDESRRLVYLCGDLAAHCCVGDVKGTLKSLMSHGEVDQMFLLELMFRMGRFDILKKVLRANKKDVEGMLGTGCVVSEYRVLMADVSEDMDKEELRSLIFLLSGTVPKGRLDNATCFLDVVVELEMLDKISCEKVDLIYECLSNIHRLDLAKKVEMYQNRVAGPKFQPNFVQRPVRKQQGFTKFPPPVTPSAPPVPSVWHRLPKPHAPENMKFSVPETGWQYCQGAVDMYRMRADPRGVCVIVDCVGSDGDMLEQTFSHLRFRVILHKWLSVEETLSALREVSRSTELRGADAFACCILSRATDTDLLATETQGRRLRLDTVRHLFTTEACPALAGKPKLFFLQCYSVPEPQACRGFRDEDLETDGPAAVHRVQTIPNDADLLWSLCKTDSRQLESIRHRSVYLQALSTSLLKGQTRGKHLVDILTEVNGVIYEHNQKNPEEMYHVSLRHTLRKNLFI, from the exons ATGGCCGACGGGCAGCTATGTCAGACGATCAACCGGATAGCTGAGGAACTCAGCCTGGATGAGTCCAGGAGGCTGGTCTACCTGTGCGGAGACCTGGCCGCTCACTGCTGTGTGGGGGACGTGAAAGGGACGTTGAAATCTCTGATGAGCCATGGAGAGGTGGACCAGATGTTTCTGCTGGAGCTTATGTTCAGGATGGGGCgatttgacattttgaagaaGGTGCTGCGGGCTAACAAAAAGGATGTCGAAGGAATGCTGGGAACTGGATGTGTTGTTTCAGAATACAG AGTGTTGATGGCAGATGTAAGTGAAGACATGGATAAAGAGGAGTTGAGGTCCCTCATTTTCTTGCTGAGTGGCACAGTACCAAAAGGGAGATTGGACAACGCTACG TGTTTCTTGGATGTTGTTGTGGAGCTGGAGATGCTGGACAAGATCTCCTGTGAGAAGGTGGACCTGATTTATGAGTGTCTGAGTAATATCCATCGGTTGGACCTCGCTAAGAAGGTTGAAATGTACCAGAACAGAG TTGCAGGTCCGAAATTCCAGCCAAATTTTGTTCAGAGACCAGTGAGGAAACAGCAAGGCTTTACAAAGTTTCCG CCCCCCGTGACCCCCAGTGCCCCCCCTGTTCCCTCTGTCTGGCATCGGCTGCCCAAACCCCATG CTCCAGAGAACATGAAATTTTCAGTGCCTGAAACCGGGTGGCAGTACTGTCAG GGTGCCGTGGACATGTACAGGATGCGAGCTGACCCCCGCGGCGTGTGTGTGATCGTAGACTGCGTGGGCAGTGATGGGG ACATGTTGGAGCAGACGTTCAGCCACCTGCGCTTCAGGGTGATCCTGCACAAGTGGCTGAGTGTGGAAGAGACCCTGTCTGCCCTGAGGGAGGTCTCCCGGTCGACGGAGCTCAGGGGAGCCGATGCCTTCGCCTGCTGCATCCTCAGCCGGGCCACTGACACTGACCTGCTGGCCACCGAGACGCAGGGCCGGAGGCTGCGGTTGGACACCGTCCGACACCTCTTCACCACCGAGGCCTGCCCGGCACTGGCCGGCAAGCCCAAGCTTTTCTTCTTGCAGTGCTACAGCGTCCCCGAGCCCCAGGCTTGCCGTGGTTTCCGGGACGAGGACCTCGAGACCGATGGGCCGGCCGCCGTCCACCGCGTGCAGACTATCCCGAACGACGCAGACCTCCTCTGGAGCCTGTGCAAGACTGACTCCCGGCAGCTGGAAAGCATCAGGCATCGGTCTGTGTACCTGCAGGCTCTCAGCACCAGCCTGCTGAAAGGACAGACAAG GGGGAAGCACCTTGTAGACATTCTCACAGAGGTGAATGGGGTAATATATGAGCACAATCAGAAGAACCCAGAAGAGATGTACCACGTCAGCCTACGACACACTCTTAGGAAGAACCTCTTCATATGA